AATGAATGGAGAAAATACCGACCTCAGCGTTAAGATTCCCATAACTCTGCAACTTGGGAATAGTAGACTTATTATTTTCTTCAACCCGCTCTATACACAAATCTAGAATTCTCTGAAATTCTTCCATGTTGAGTATTTCTTTGAAATCAGGGTCGTTTTTCAGAGTATGTGGGTTCCACCATATCCCTTCTTCAAGTCCAGCATTAAGACAGTCAACAGCTTTATTGAACTCCCTTAATCGAGCATACACACATGCTTTCCAAAAATATGTTTTCTCTATTCTGGATGGAAAATCATCCTCAGCTTGTTGCACTAAGTGCAGTGCTTCTTGGTATTTCTTTTCAGCAAATAGTTGAAACAAGTTTTTCTGTGTTTCTAGGAATCTTGCGTTCACGGAATATCCTCCCTATCGATTGGTAACCGTTGGATTACTTAAATGTAAACTATACTTTACTTAATAATAAGTCAACCATTTAATGGAATTTTCATACAAATTTTAATAAAAAAAAGAGATCTCCTAAAGAGACCTCTTTTATTGGCTTAAATATGACATATACGGAATAATGACGCTGGCCAATGTAAGGATTGCGGCACCGAATGCCCCCAGTTTATTTTTTTCTTTCCAAAAGCCCCAAGTAACCTTAGAGGAGTGCATAAATAGAACAATAATTACAATCCAAACCATTAATTTCATGTTAATCTCTCGTTTCACTTAAACTTGGTAGTCTGCCTTGTCTTCCAAATGGGCCAAAGCGAATATCTGCTTCTATGTTTATTTGCATATCTGGATAGCTCTTCATCCAATCAAAATTTTCCCATTCAGGAATAGTAAGGAATTTCTTTCTAGCTTGTAAGGACCAACCGAATGGCTCTGTTCCGAATTCCTCTTGTGTTTTTCTTATCAGTTCCTGGTATTTTTTTTCGATTCTTTCCTTCATGAACGCCCTTAGCTTTTCTCTTTTATCTTGGTCATCTGCATAATTCGTCATACTTGGATCCGACAATATTTCAATATTAAAAGGAATCTTTACGTCCATTTTTGGTTTTCCACTTTTTAAATCCATATCTACCTCTAGGGGTTTCTCTTTTTTTATTTGAGCAGTTATTCTATATTTCTCATCTTCAGGGGCCGGAAAGGTTGTAAGTGCCTCTATTTCTGGAGTCGTTTCATTTACAAAATGAGAAAGTCTCGTTTCCTCACCTGTAAGAGTCCCAATCATTTGTCCTTCTTTAAAAACGGCTGAGCCAATAAAATGTGTATTCCCTGATTCACCTTCAAAGGCGATATCTCCTGCCACATATTCGTCATCCTTCTCTTTCTCACTCGAATCTTTTTGGTCATCTTGAATCGCAGTATAGGCAGCTAAGAAAAGGTCCGCATCGGCCTCGGTGATTTTAAAATATTTATTAATGTCTCCATCTGGAATCAATCCTGTTTCGGTCCCCCTATTTAGAATAAATTCAAAGTATTTGTGCAAACGAGTTTCGACAGTTGGCTTGTGTGACTGAATGTAATCAAACGCGGAATCTTTTGTAACAATCAAGCTTGTGTCCCTTCGTATTTCACGATCCTTAGTTGCTGAATACATCCATCGAATGAAATCTTTATCTCTCGCAAACTCTTCAGACACCAGAAATACCTTGAGTAAATCATAGGAGATCTCTCTTGCTATTAGTACGTTTGCCATATTCCGTGACATGATAAAATCATTCGCAACAAAGCTCACGATTTCTTGAGGAGGTTCATTGCTACTCCCACCCGACCGTTCATAGCCCACTTCAGGATTAACAATAACATAGGTAACTTTAATTTTTCCTTCCTCTTCAGCATGATCCAATCCAATCCCTATGACATACGATTTTTGCTCCACTTCTGTCTTGTCGAAGCATCCAACTAAAAAAATTGAATAGAAGAGAATAACAACAAGTTTAGTGGTTCTCCTTTTGTTTTTCATTTCTAAAATCTCCTTTTAGTTTGGCTATGGTCCACATTAAAAAAGGAAGGAGCAGAAAAAATGGACTTACAATTGTCATTAAATTCTCTTTTACACTAAATATAGTAAACGTGGGTGTCTCTGGGAACATGCCCAAGAATAAAATGACGACAGCCATTATAGGAAGTATCTTTTTGATAGATTGAATACGGAACAATCTTCCATATAGATATGTAACAATATACAAGTAAAAAGAAAACTTTATAAATGATGCAATCAACCAAAATGGGAAAAAGAACGTTTCAATATTAGTGAGAAAACCAATTCGAATGTACCTAATACTTTCGTGAAACGGATAATTTAAGTTTGAAACGGTAATATAGTCAAACAATAAAATGAACGCTAGTGTGGCAAGAGTAATTTCCAAAGTTACAAATAACAAGGCAATTAAAGTCCCTCTTTTAAAATCCTTGAAGTTTCGGATATGGGGCAACAACAAACCGATAACAAGAAAATCGATATAGGTCGAAGTTTTTGTAATGGACTCCTTCGCAATTTCCATCACACCGGGACCTAGAAGTGGAAACATATAAAAGTGAACACCTTGCCAAAGAGTGATAATCAATGCTAAACCCATGGTAATTTTGACATAAGCCAGAACCATCCAAGAAACCGATCCTATTTGCTGTAAGCCAGTTCTGGCACCGTATACACTGACAATCATGATTAACGCATATAAAATAAGGAGTGGCGTCTTTGGAAAATACATCGTACTAATGATGTTGGTATATATCGCTGTTTCAGCGGTAAAGCCACCTATCAAGATACACAATAGCAATACGGCGACCATTATACCCACCCATTTTCCAAATAAGTGGGTTAACACATCTATTAAATCTTTATGTTTATGAGCAGAGAACACCTTTAGTAAAAACAAAAAGGAAATGATGGAGAGTACACCACTCATTAAAGGAACTATCCAACCAGCATTATCTGCTCCAATCGTATAGAGTACGGGGGTATCATCAGTAGCCCTAGTCCCAACAGATAATACGAGAATTCCAATTAGTTCTCTGACTCCTAGTTTACCCTCCGCTTTCATCATTTCTAAAACCTCACCCTATCTCTTTTTAATATCATCTGGTTGTACATAGCCAGGGCGGTAACGCTCATTTTGTAAAAGTCTTCTAAAGATTGTATCGTCTGAGGATGTATATCTAGGTGTCATCGGTGCGAGGTAAGGGACACCAAATGATTCCAACGATGTCATATATATAAGACCCAATACAAATACAGCAGTCATTCCAAATATCCCTAAGAGACCAGCCCCTATGATAAATAAGAAACGTGCAATCCGAACTGTATAATTTAAACTAATATCACTCACAGCAAAAGAAGATAACCCTCCTAAAGCTACAACGATAATAATGATGGGACTGATAATATTCGCTTCAACGGCTGCTTGACCTAAAATGAGGGCACCCACTATTCCAATCGTAGGTCCTATGGGACTTGGAACACGTAATCCAGCCTCTCTTATTAGTTCAAAAGCTAATTCCATTATGAGGATTTCAATCAGAACCGGAAAAGGGACTTTTTCTCTCGTTGAGGCAATAGCTAACAATAAGTCGGCCGGAACCATCTCTGAATGAAAATTAGTAATGGCTACGTATGTGGCCGAAGTGAATAAGGTAATGAAAACGGCTAATATCCTTAATAATCTCGTGAAGTTTCCATATGGAAAACGCAAATAATGTTCTTCAGGGTTGTGAAAAAAGGACCAAAACGTTGCTGGCATTATTAGTGAAGCGGGAGAGTTATCCATAAGTAAAACAATATATCCATCTTCTAAAAATGATGCAGCTCGATCAGGTCTCTCCGTATATAGTAATGTAGGAAATAACGACTTTTTTCGATCCTCAATGTTCTGTTCCAATAGTCCAAGATTTTGAATAGCGTCTGAATCGATATGTTTCAACCTTTTTTTTACTCGACTAACCAATTGTTCATTAGCCAGATCTTTTACGTACAGGAGAAAAACCTCATTATTTGATCGTTTCGAAACAATTGCAGATTCAACCATCAGACTCTCGTTTTTGATTTTCTTCCGGATCAGGGAAATATTCGTTACTGCTTTTTCATTAAAGGCTTCTTTTGGGCCTTTTAAGATTACTTCATCTTCCGCTTTATCAACGCTCCGAGATTGTACATTAGAACATTCAACGGTATAACCAGTGTTTTCCCCTTCTATTAAAAGGACAGCATTCCCTTTGTTTAGGTCTGTTAAAATATCCCGTATCGTATTTACGGATTGAATATTCTGTGCCGATATAATTTCATCTACTTTAGTATCCTGAAATGAATGAGTAAGTAATGGATGTAAAACATGCATTTCAATGGTTTTCGTATCCGTTATGCTGGCAATAAAAATAAGGCAAGCTTTCTTGTTGCTTCCTTTTAAGTGAATGTCCCGAAACTTAACATCTACATTTGTCGGAACATTATAGATTTGCTTTAACACTGTAAGATTTGCTTCATAGTTCTTTTGAATTCGTTTGTCTTTTAAATCTATATCTTGATCTGTTTGTTTATTTGAACTGGCACCCTTTTTGGGGATTTTTTGTGAAAGTAACTTTGCCATAAATTTAATCATCTTCATATGCTCCCCTTTTTTTCCAGTCTTCCACGAAAGCTGAGGTTTTACTCAGACATATTTTTTCATGAGGGGTAACTTAGAATATTGTAAAACCTGAATAAAAAGATGCTTTTTAGAAACATTAAATTGTAAGATATTGGTGAGAACATAGTAAATGATTGGAGATTTAAAATCATGGTCAACCACAAAACGAATCTAACTTCAGCTGAAATTGCCATGTTGTGGAATACCTATATCGGAGATACCATGGGTATTTGTATTCTAAAACACTTTTTGAAAACTTATCATGACCCAGATATTGAACCTGTTCTCCAATTCGCTTTACGATCAGCGGAAGATCATGTTGTCAAAATAAAGGATTTATTTACTATGGAAGGGATTCCGGTACCAAGAGGCTTTGGAAAACAAGATGTTAATCTTGCAGCACCGAAGCTGTTTTCGGATGTTACATATTTACGTTATATTCATCATTTAGGTAGAACGGGTTTAAATGCTTATAGCTTAGCCATTTCAGTGTCGGCAAGAAAAGATATTCGCCAATTATTCAGAGAGTTCTTAGAACATACAGAAGTATTATTTGACCAAAATTCTAATCTAATGCTTCAAAAAGGGGTCTACATCCGTTCGCCTTACATAACTTATCCACAGCAAGTAGAGTATGTACAGGACCATTCTTTTCTTGGTGGGTTAATCGGACATAGGCGTGCATTACTAGCGATTGAAATAGCACATCTTGGTGTGAATATCGAAGTCACCAATGTTGGGAAAACTCTCCTCTTGGGTTTTAGTCAGGTAGCCAAATCGAAAACGCTTAGTGACTATTTCAAAAAGGGATACGACATTGGGAAGAAAATTACGGAGGACTTAATTATAAAATTAAAAGAAGATGATAACTCCTATCCTTCAACATGGGATTCGACCATTTCAGATAGTGTGATACCACCCTTTTCAGACAAGTTAATGTTGTTCCATACTAATACACTTACAGCCATTGGAATTGGAGATATAGGACTTGCTATTAGTTCGAGTTTAAGAAAAGACATCTCTGTTATGTATTCCAACTTTATCCTTGATTTAGCTCCATTTGCAAATAAAGGAGCTAAACTAATGATTGATAACGGTTGGTTTGAAAAGCCACCTCAATCTTTAGACCGAGAAGCATTAAGGAATCATAATACAAAGGACTAGGAAAAAACCTAGTCCTTAATCATTATTGATTATATTTTTGATTAATTATTTCTCTTACATCTTTAATAGTTTTTCCGTTGTTCATTTCATAAATGGTGGTTGCTGCTATATCTAAGCAGGTTTCACAACGGGTTGCATGATCAGTCCATACAACTGTCCCATCCTGGTTGATCCTCTGAATAAAGCAATTTAGATTACTTTGATGACCGAGGGTTTCCATACAACCACAATAACATGGGACTAATTGAACTAAGTCAGGAAATTTTGCCACCCCTGCATAAATGTTTATTGTTCTTTCAGTTTGACCTTCCAAAAAGCTTGGCAGTTCATTTATCGCGGCGGTCTTCTCCTGAGTATCAGGTATGGATTCATGGTTTTCTTGTTCATTTTGTTCTGTGTCCATTTGATTGATTGACTTACTTGCACAACCAGATAACCAGAGCATTCCGACTAAGAGTATTAAAAATAATCTTTTTGACGACTTCATGATTGAACCTCCTAATCTACAATCTATTTAATAGCATAAATCGACAGACTAAAAGGTTCAAGAGGCAAATCAATACCAGCCTAAATATAGCTATTTTTTCTATTAAATAGATTTTGAAGTCCTTGAGCTAAAATATTGAAAGTAAGGATTGTGTAGGTCATTGCCAGAGCAGGGTAAAATGGAATCCATACTGCAGCTCGAATGTCTCTGAACGAATCAACTAAAAGTGCTGGCCATGTAGTAGATTCGTTAACAATTTCGAAATATCCTATTTCAACTTGAACCAGTACTTGCGAAATAAAAATACCGATAAAACCTAATTGACCTAATAGGAACATTACTCTACCAAGGTCCGTAATCATATAGATTAAGATTTTCCCATATAAGAAAGGCAAATAATAGGATTTAAATAGTGTAAAAGATTTTGCTCCACCAGAAATGCCACTCTGCATAAATTCTTTTGATGACAATTCATCAAACTCTAACTTAATCATATCAGCTGCTCTGCCTACTTCTACTAGTGCAATGATTAGTAATAGAAACAGCGGTCGAGTTTCGATTAACATGATGGGTGGTAGCATAGCCAATAATACAACGATAATAATAGTTGGGACATAGGAAAGTAAGCCGTTTAACCAATTCAAGACAAAGCGAGCTCCCAATACATTTCTGTGTGCAAGAAATGAAAGTGGCAGAGCCACAACATATCGAATGATCGTAATCATGACAACTAGAAATAAGGTTTCCTTGGCTCCCATTACGACGATACTTAAAATATCTCTTCCTTGCCGATCCGAACCCAAAGGAAACTCTTCGGAAGGCTCAAAAGGCGGTCCAAGTGGGATCTTATCTTTTGTCCATATATACTGAACTTCCTCTAATTCTGAATCCACAAATGGTAGAAATGGACCCACAAAGGTTAGCAATAGGAGGATTAGAAGCATTAGTAAACCAGTGAAGAATAAAAGGTTCGTTTTAATCAAATGGAAAGTCTTCATCCTTCCTCCCTCACCTCTTTCGGTATAAGTCGATACTTTATCATTTGAGAAACCACAATCACAATAAACATGAGCCCAAGAAATGGAATAATAAAAGCTAATGCTCTTACTGCATCTTGTTTAAGAATACTTTCTAATAATTGATAACCTGCTCCATTATAACTAGACAGTTTTTCAATAATCGGCAGGCTAGACAATATATAAATCATCACGAGCTGGGATTGATTGATAATGGTAGACCAACAATTCCAAAGCATATGCTTAAGTGCCTTTACATGACCGACCCCTTTCGCATATGCCGTTCTTAAGTATTCTTGCCCCATCTCGTTGGCCAAAGATGCTGAAGTGAATTTGACCATATGTAGGTATGGGAAAATAGTGATAACGATAAGCGGCATAATAAAGCTATACCAATTTTCATGTCCATATAAATCAAATTGTGGAAATCCTGCTCTCATTAACTTAATAAGGGCATATTGAATAGCGATATATAGAAAGAAATCTGGAATAGATGAAAAGATCCATGAAAAAAAGGCATGGACCTTCCCCCTTTTGCTCTTTCTAAAATAGAATTGTAAGACACCCACTATGGTGCCAAATATCATACTCAGCAGGTAAGCGGGAATAACGATATTTAAGCTCCTTTTAAATAACCGTTCTACTTCTTCGCCCATTGGTGAGCCTGTCCTGGATTTTCCAAAACCATTCTCCGTTTGAAAATAGTCGATAAACTCATTGATATTGGCTTTATAAAGGTCCCAAGTGAAGGGGTAATGGGCCTCGAATGTTCCAGGTCCGATATATATCATTTCTCTTTCTTTTGGTAGTAAAAGTATCAATATAAACCCCAAAACAATGAGTAAAAAGATCAAGAGGTTTTTTATAATCTGCCAAATCATCCGATAACCATCCCCTAGATAATCTCTATATAAAAATTTAGAATTGAGTGAAAAATATAACAATATTGTTACAAATCTTTTACAACCTGTCAATTTTTTTCCTGCTTTTAAAAAGGAGGAGGTTCGGGGGCTAGTTGTCCCATTTTCCATTTGTTTACTTCTTGAAAGGGACACGTTCGGGTCTGGCTGTCCCGTTTGCCTATTCATCTACTCTTAAACGGGACACGTTCGGGTCTGGCTGTCCCGTTTACCTCTTCATCTTCGCTTAAACGGGACACGTTCGGGTCTAGCTGTCCCGTTTGCCTATTCATCTTCTCTAAAACGGGACACGTTCGGGTCTGGCTGTCCCGTTTCCCACTTCATCTCCTCTCAAACGGGACACGTTTACTTCTAACAGTCCCGTTTGCCACTCCATTTTCACTTAATCGGGACACGCCTACGTCTAAATATGTCCAAAGCGCAAACCAAGTTAATTTAATAATCCATTCACAATTGAGGATACTAAATACCAGTCTAAAAAAGAGGTGACAACATGAAAATTATTTCCCGTTTTCTGTCTAGCGTCATGGTCTTATTCGTAGTCATTGGCTGTCAATCGGACAATGAACAATCTCAGCCCACCTCACCTATTCAAAAATTATCGATACAAAAGAATAATGAAATGGATCCTGCCCCGCCAGATAATAATCTACAAGACCCTGAAATTGAAGGAAGCCAGCCAACTTTTCAATTACCCATTGATGAGTTTACAGATCGTTGGAATGCCATTACACAAGAGTTTGGCTCTAATTTGTTTATATCTACCATTAAAAAAATAGACCAAAACCATGGAGATGAGTATGAGGCCAAGATTAAGGATGGGATTTTATTAAGAATTAGGGTTTCAAATGTAGATGTGGCTCAGATTTCTATGGAAGGTCCCACTCAAACGATTGATGAAAGATATCTGCTTATTTCAGGGTGGAGCCAAATATATTTACTGTTCAATCCTGAAGCTGAATTACATATGGTTGATTCACTGTTTCATGACTTGGGCATTGAACCGAATGCGAACTTGCAACAGCATAAAAATACTCCTGTTCTAGAAGGAAAATTCGAATATAAAATTGACCAAACCGAAATAGGTCATCAATTTACAGCAACCCATCGAATTTAGACACCAACGGAGAGGATTTTTATTATGAAATTAGGAAAAAAAGTTTTTGCCTTGATAATGTGTGTGTTCATTTTAATCGGTACAGAACAAACAATCGACTCTCAAACGAAACTCTTTAATATGTCATACCTATTCTTTGGTTCGCCAAGTACATATATAAATCAAGTTCAAAATACGAAGGGTAGCCTTCATGTTGTTTCTCCCAATTATTTTGACATTACAGAAGATGGACAATTAGATGTTACTTGGAAATTACAATCTTCCTTTATTAGTGACATGCATCGTCGTGGAATTAAGGTAGTTCCGTTTCTATCTAACCATTGGAATAAAACTGCTGGAACGAACGGTCTAAAAAACAGAGATCAATTAGCTCGTTCTATAGCTCAAGCCATACAAACATATAACCTAGATGGTGTAAATGTGGATATCGAGGGTATTGGTGAAACCTACCGGGATGAACATGTTGATTTTATTCGTTTATTAAGAACATATATTCCAAAGACAAAAGAAGTTTCGGTTGCTGTAGCAGCAAATCCAAATAACTGGAAAACAGGGTGGCATGGTTTCTATGATTATAAAGGAATTTCACAATATGCCGATTACTTAATGATTATGGCTTATGATGAAAGCTGGGAAGGTCCTGAAAGTCCCATTGGTCCCGTAGCAAGCATGTCATTCTCAGAACGGTCGATTCAATATGCAATCAATCAAGGTGTACCGAAGGGAAAAATCGTATATGGTCTTCCTTTTTACGGCCGAGTTTGGAAAATGGATGGACCTACGTCTGATGGTCGAATGATCCAAGGGTTAGGTCTTTCAAGTACACGTGTAGAACCACTATTACATCAATTTAATGGAACAGAATTTTTTGATGAAAAATCGCAAACGCCCTATGCTACTTTCACTATACCGTCTGGCTCTTCAGTTTTTATCGGAAGTACAAAATTTACTGCTGGAAA
Above is a genomic segment from Bacillus carboniphilus containing:
- a CDS encoding Ger(x)C family spore germination protein, with protein sequence MKNKRRTTKLVVILFYSIFLVGCFDKTEVEQKSYVIGIGLDHAEEEGKIKVTYVIVNPEVGYERSGGSSNEPPQEIVSFVANDFIMSRNMANVLIAREISYDLLKVFLVSEEFARDKDFIRWMYSATKDREIRRDTSLIVTKDSAFDYIQSHKPTVETRLHKYFEFILNRGTETGLIPDGDINKYFKITEADADLFLAAYTAIQDDQKDSSEKEKDDEYVAGDIAFEGESGNTHFIGSAVFKEGQMIGTLTGEETRLSHFVNETTPEIEALTTFPAPEDEKYRITAQIKKEKPLEVDMDLKSGKPKMDVKIPFNIEILSDPSMTNYADDQDKREKLRAFMKERIEKKYQELIRKTQEEFGTEPFGWSLQARKKFLTIPEWENFDWMKSYPDMQINIEADIRFGPFGRQGRLPSLSETRD
- a CDS encoding endospore germination permease; this encodes MMKAEGKLGVRELIGILVLSVGTRATDDTPVLYTIGADNAGWIVPLMSGVLSIISFLFLLKVFSAHKHKDLIDVLTHLFGKWVGIMVAVLLLCILIGGFTAETAIYTNIISTMYFPKTPLLILYALIMIVSVYGARTGLQQIGSVSWMVLAYVKITMGLALIITLWQGVHFYMFPLLGPGVMEIAKESITKTSTYIDFLVIGLLLPHIRNFKDFKRGTLIALLFVTLEITLATLAFILLFDYITVSNLNYPFHESIRYIRIGFLTNIETFFFPFWLIASFIKFSFYLYIVTYLYGRLFRIQSIKKILPIMAVVILFLGMFPETPTFTIFSVKENLMTIVSPFFLLLPFLMWTIAKLKGDFRNEKQKENH
- a CDS encoding spore germination protein — protein: MKMIKFMAKLLSQKIPKKGASSNKQTDQDIDLKDKRIQKNYEANLTVLKQIYNVPTNVDVKFRDIHLKGSNKKACLIFIASITDTKTIEMHVLHPLLTHSFQDTKVDEIISAQNIQSVNTIRDILTDLNKGNAVLLIEGENTGYTVECSNVQSRSVDKAEDEVILKGPKEAFNEKAVTNISLIRKKIKNESLMVESAIVSKRSNNEVFLLYVKDLANEQLVSRVKKRLKHIDSDAIQNLGLLEQNIEDRKKSLFPTLLYTERPDRAASFLEDGYIVLLMDNSPASLIMPATFWSFFHNPEEHYLRFPYGNFTRLLRILAVFITLFTSATYVAITNFHSEMVPADLLLAIASTREKVPFPVLIEILIMELAFELIREAGLRVPSPIGPTIGIVGALILGQAAVEANIISPIIIIVVALGGLSSFAVSDISLNYTVRIARFLFIIGAGLLGIFGMTAVFVLGLIYMTSLESFGVPYLAPMTPRYTSSDDTIFRRLLQNERYRPGYVQPDDIKKR
- a CDS encoding DUF3231 family protein, producing the protein MVNHKTNLTSAEIAMLWNTYIGDTMGICILKHFLKTYHDPDIEPVLQFALRSAEDHVVKIKDLFTMEGIPVPRGFGKQDVNLAAPKLFSDVTYLRYIHHLGRTGLNAYSLAISVSARKDIRQLFREFLEHTEVLFDQNSNLMLQKGVYIRSPYITYPQQVEYVQDHSFLGGLIGHRRALLAIEIAHLGVNIEVTNVGKTLLLGFSQVAKSKTLSDYFKKGYDIGKKITEDLIIKLKEDDNSYPSTWDSTISDSVIPPFSDKLMLFHTNTLTAIGIGDIGLAISSSLRKDISVMYSNFILDLAPFANKGAKLMIDNGWFEKPPQSLDREALRNHNTKD
- a CDS encoding PCYCGC motif-containing (lipo)protein — its product is MKSSKRLFLILLVGMLWLSGCASKSINQMDTEQNEQENHESIPDTQEKTAAINELPSFLEGQTERTINIYAGVAKFPDLVQLVPCYCGCMETLGHQSNLNCFIQRINQDGTVVWTDHATRCETCLDIAATTIYEMNNGKTIKDVREIINQKYNQ
- a CDS encoding peptide ABC transporter permease, with amino-acid sequence MKTFHLIKTNLLFFTGLLMLLILLLLTFVGPFLPFVDSELEEVQYIWTKDKIPLGPPFEPSEEFPLGSDRQGRDILSIVVMGAKETLFLVVMITIIRYVVALPLSFLAHRNVLGARFVLNWLNGLLSYVPTIIIVVLLAMLPPIMLIETRPLFLLLIIALVEVGRAADMIKLEFDELSSKEFMQSGISGGAKSFTLFKSYYLPFLYGKILIYMITDLGRVMFLLGQLGFIGIFISQVLVQVEIGYFEIVNESTTWPALLVDSFRDIRAAVWIPFYPALAMTYTILTFNILAQGLQNLFNRKNSYI
- a CDS encoding ABC transporter permease subunit; its protein translation is MIWQIIKNLLIFLLIVLGFILILLLPKEREMIYIGPGTFEAHYPFTWDLYKANINEFIDYFQTENGFGKSRTGSPMGEEVERLFKRSLNIVIPAYLLSMIFGTIVGVLQFYFRKSKRGKVHAFFSWIFSSIPDFFLYIAIQYALIKLMRAGFPQFDLYGHENWYSFIMPLIVITIFPYLHMVKFTSASLANEMGQEYLRTAYAKGVGHVKALKHMLWNCWSTIINQSQLVMIYILSSLPIIEKLSSYNGAGYQLLESILKQDAVRALAFIIPFLGLMFIVIVVSQMIKYRLIPKEVREEG
- a CDS encoding glycosyl hydrolase family 18 protein translates to MKLGKKVFALIMCVFILIGTEQTIDSQTKLFNMSYLFFGSPSTYINQVQNTKGSLHVVSPNYFDITEDGQLDVTWKLQSSFISDMHRRGIKVVPFLSNHWNKTAGTNGLKNRDQLARSIAQAIQTYNLDGVNVDIEGIGETYRDEHVDFIRLLRTYIPKTKEVSVAVAANPNNWKTGWHGFYDYKGISQYADYLMIMAYDESWEGPESPIGPVASMSFSERSIQYAINQGVPKGKIVYGLPFYGRVWKMDGPTSDGRMIQGLGLSSTRVEPLLHQFNGTEFFDEKSQTPYATFTIPSGSSVFIGSTKFTAGKYVIWYENERSIKAKLRLPQKYGIKGTGSWALFHEPPSIWSFYTNWLNGEYFKDVKPGYWAESNIHFVSQKGWMHGTTSTTFSPGTTLSRAQAAVILVRALKKEQMLPKAFQFQDIKGHWAQKEIEIARELGYLQGKSPERFDPGSPITRAQLAQILYNIFDYPIDEKKENPFSDVPKDYWAYKAVMSIYQQGYISGYEDGTFKLGLNSTRAQMAALMDRMSEDFEAVASE